In Macaca thibetana thibetana isolate TM-01 chromosome 12, ASM2454274v1, whole genome shotgun sequence, the genomic window ccctccctcccccacggCGTCTCCTTGAggaaaagacagagtctcgctctgtgccctgGGCCCTGGCCGGCAGGTGCTGTGGGACAGCTCAGGGAATGGCCAAGTCCTCCTGCAAACGAGGGTCGGTGCCTGGTCACTCTTTTTGTTGAGTCCTTTTAGCGAGGGGCCATATAAGAGGTTGGGTCCCCAGTGGACCCATGGAGAGCCATCCTGTGAAGGTGCCGCACCGGATTGAGCCAACCACATTCCTTAAAGGAGTGAACGCAGATGCAGGGCTCAGCATGACTGACGTGGGGAGAAGGCTGGGCCGTCTTCTCTGAGCTCTGGGTAGGGTGTGGGGGCAGCCTGGGCCTGATAGAGGCCCTAGCTGGGCACAAAACTGCCAGGTCACTGTAGGCAGAGACCTGATCTGACCCTTGTGAATACGGTTTCCACTTCCCCAGATGGGATGGGGTGGACTGGGCTGGGGCTGCCATGGCCTCCACGGCTCCAGGGACCTGCCATGCTCTGGGGCCAGCAGGGAAGGCGAGGCTGTCTGAAGAACCTTTGAGCCCAGTACCTGCAGGAAGCCCCTTGTTCACCCCCCTGGCTACTCCTCACTGGGGCCTGGGGGTGCTGGGGCACAGGGACAGGTGTCCGTCCAGGTCTGTGCTGCCTGTGAGGGAATAGCTCCCAGGTTTCATGGGAGGCCCTGGGGGACAGGGCCAGCCTGGCctgagaggctcagagaggaactTGGCCACTGTTCCTCAGAGGGTGGGCAGCgtagaggggaggggaaggggctgggaTGTCTCCTGTTTGGGGCTTTCACAGTCAGGTTGCCTGGGGCAGGGCAGCACCCCACAGCCTTCTACACCCCAGCACCAAACCCCTAGACGCTCACTTGTCTGTCCCTGCAGATACTTGGCTCCAGGAGAAGGTTCTGGGGGCAGGAACAGATGGGGTGACCGTGGCCTCTGGGACATCTCGGGGGTGGCAGGACGCACAGACTGAAGGCCGCCTGAGGTGGCTGAGCCCTGGAGGAGGGAAAGGCTCCGAGGGCAGGGGCGGGGACGTCTTTGGTCACCTCCCACAGCCAGCCCCATCTGACGGTGGCAGAACAAAGGCAGCCGTACCCAGTCACTGTCGTTCAGGCGCTACGAGGCACTCTGACAAGGGACCCGATTGAgtgtttctttgaagaaaattcaCTGTAACCAGATCAAATGAGCTTGTTAATCCAGACACCCCAGGACATGGTGCGGGGGAGCAGAGGCCGTGCTCACCGGGGCTTTCATCCTAGTTTCTGGCAGCTCTCGGGGAAGCCAAGCCACGGAGCTTCCCCCATggagggggaaggagggcagGCTGGGGTCGGGCTGGCTGGGGAAGGGACTGCCCAGTGGCCGGCCAGCTCTGTCCGGGACCCGAGGCAGGTGGGATCCGTGGGTGCTCGGGACACTGGTGGCAACAGGGCCAGGCTGTGTCACCAGGAGCCGGTTTCCCCTCCTGGTTGGGAAGGCACTGGAGggccctcttcccctcccccaggcccaggCCTGCTTCTGTCCCCAGAGCACAGGATTAGGCCTGGAGCTGCCAGGGCACTGACTCAGACCCAGGGTATAGACAGGGCCATTCAGAGTGTTGGCCAAGGAACTGCGGGGAGACGGTGTTGCAGGACCCATGACCCCCACCAGGCCCTGCAGAGCTGGTGCAGGAGGAAGCGGGGGCAGGGTTGGACACAGTCACATGCGTCAGGGTGACGGGGGCGCTCTCAGTCCTGCAtactaattacatttttaatcagGCAGAATGAGACTCCGGCATCAATCTGCCACGTAGCCGACTCTGAATCGTGCTGGAACTGACAGGAAGGTTCCGGGCGGTGAAATCGGCTCAACAGTGAGGGGTGGAGCCTGAGCTGGGTCCCTTGCCCTGGGTGCAAGGGGCATTCCACTGCCCAGGCTTCCCAGGGGCGGCCCAAACACCAGATGGCACTCCACACTTGATTTTATTCCCTGACATGGATTTGCAGAAAAGGCCCCATTCCCTGGCCTGGAGGAGGCAGTGGGGCCCGGGCAGAAGGGGAGCCAGTCTCATTGCTGGCCAGGTCTCAGCCTTCCTTCCAGCTCCATCCTCTTCCCTGCAGTTTGTTTGAAAACTGACCtgcaaacattaaataaaatgcaaaactaaaaccaaaagcaaacccTTGCGTTgttaaaatccaaattaaaaatcCCCCTTGGTGTCAACAGGTCCTGTTCCTAAAGCtagtggggtggggcaggagggttGGCCAAGGTTCCTTTTCACACTcgacctcctcctcctcctcctcttcctcggGGCCCAGGTGGCCCTGGTTGCTCGGCTGCTTCAGGACAGCACTATACTTGAGGGTCATGGCCGCCCACAGGACCACCTCTACCAggctgatgatggtgatgacctGTGCAGAGCACAGCCGTGAGGGGACAAAGATGAAAAGGACTGATGTCGAGGTGCAGCTTTGCCTCCGGCCCTGCAGCAGGACCCCCAGGACCCTCCCTTGGCCTCTGGAAGCCTCTGCTCGCCTGTCTGTAACGAGGGCCTGCTCCAGGATGAATGCCTCGGGTCAGGGCAGAGCTGAGGGAGTCAGCGGCATCCTGAGAGCTCCCAAGGCTTACAAAATGCAACCTGGGGGCCTGGGTCCACCTTCAGGGCACGTTGTTGGTGAAAAACGGTGCCCGACAATTTCTTAGGTGTAAACTCATAGCTTTCATCAAGTTCTCTAGAGGACACCAAAAGGTCAGCACCCCTGCATTAGTGGGACAGGTAGAGCCCCACCTCTCTCCACTGTGGTTGTCCCCAAGGAAGGGAAGGTGGTGCCAGAAAGCAGGACCCTCAGGAAGGGTCTGGGTGAGCTGGGAGGGCCTGGGGGTCCTAAAACCCCACCCGGGAGGCTGCAGTGCTGGGGGAGCCCAGGGGGCATAGATGAGGGCAGGGGGCACCgcaggaggcaggggagggctCGCCAGGACTAAGGGGGATGGGACACAGAGGGGGCCGCCTGCCCTCCCACCCTGGAGAGCTTCACTGCTTGGAGGCAGCCCTCCGCCCTCGGTCCTGGGCCCTGGCTGGCTGGAGGGAGCTTCAGGGAGGCCCTGCCAGGCCACCTGTGGCTGAGGCAGCAGGTGAGAGTGACCAAGGGCCAGGGGTGGGGACTGGGAAGGCCCGTAGCTCTGTGTGCTATTGTGGGCAAGTGGTGGGGGCGTCCAGGGCTGACTGCACTGAGGTGGGGACAGAGAACTGTGGCGGCAGAGCACTGCGCCCCCTGCTGGTGCCATCTGTCAgtgcaggcagggctgggcccaCAGCAGGGTGACTCAGACTTGAACTTCAGGACACAGAGTCCCGAGGGTCAGCAGGGGGACTCTGTCCTTCCTCTTCTGCCCAGCTCCAGGTTAGGAACACCACGTTTACTGCACACAACGGGCTGGACACTTACTCCCAGGGCACTCTGGATGTTAGGAAATTCAAAGCCAGGCACAGGGCCCAGGTGGTGACCTACAGACCCCAGGGCCAGCTGGAGCCAAGCCCCTAAGGCGGCGTTAGGACAGGCCCACGTCCCCTTGGAGAGAACTGTGAGTCAACAGTCACTCAGGGCAGGAGCCAAGCCAGGGACAGCTCTCTTCCTTGTCTTCAGGGGACAGTTTCCAGAGCGGCCAAGGACCATTCTCTGGCCTCTCATTCCTTCACATTCCTATAAACACAGTTCCCGAAGCCTGCACACCCTGCCGAGCTGTACTGGCCATGGAGGGGCCTGCTCTCTGGTTCCTGGGTCCTTGGGGAAGGGGGCCAGGCCTGACCCTGGGCCTGAAGCCACCATCCCAGGTGGAAGAGCTGGGCGTCTCTGCAAGGCCCATCAGGTGGGCTTTGTGCTAGGACTGGGGGAGCAAGGGGTGGAGTGTGACCCATCACAGCCTGTACCCCTCCAGTGTGGGGTGGCTTGGGCTGCCCTGGCCGCCCACGGGCTCTCCCAGGGCACTCACATTGCAGTAGATGCGCTTCTGCACGCCGTAGCGCAGCACCAGCACGTCGAAGGCTTGGTTCAGGACACCCATCACCATGGCTTCTGACTCCAGGGGCCCACTCTTCTGCAAGGACAGTGCTGCAGCCATGGCACCTCCTGGCACTGCCCTGGGCTTCTTGAGGCCTCCTGGTGAGTAGGTGCCCAGGAGGGTCGGGAGCCAGAGGGAGGTGAGGggcaccaggctggagggctcaCCTTGACCAGAACGGCAAAGAAGAGACCGGTGCTGAGCTCCTGCACGCGCTTGGACGCCATGTGGCGGTCGTTGCAGTGGTCCGCCTGCTTCTGCAGGGTATCGGGTGCCATGTCTAGTTGCTCCCTATAGCCTGGGAagagggggtggggtggtgggcgGTGCTGTATGGGGCAtgaggttggggggtggggagtggggaagggcaATGGCTGGGGGATGGGCTGCATGGTGCTCCGCCCCAGGTGACAGATTAGGACTCCAGCACCCAGCTCCCAGGGCAGCAGAAAGCAGCCCTCTGAGGTCAGTGTCCTCCTCTCAGCTGTGTCCAGGGCTGGCTGTGGGCCCCCTGCAGCTTCCGCAGCACTGGTCCATAAGGAGAGTTCTCAGGCCAGGTTCCCCTTCGCTTGGGTCGCCCAACCTTTGGACCTCCACTGTCACTCCTGAATGGTCTTGGGCCATTCAGCACCCACTGTGGGTGAAGTGTGTGTACAGGGGCATGATGAGCGCATAGTGCCAGAACTATGCCGGGTCCCGCAGCAGCCCCGAGCAGAAGTATAGTGCCATCTGCGGGGCGAGTCAGAGCCTGGCCAGCCCAGAGCTTCCCGGCCAGTCCCGGAGGGCCCGTGTCACCCACAGCCTCGCCGTTGGCAGCCTTGGTGTGCACAGACCTGACGGACTGTTGGCTGCTGAGCAAAGCCAAGGAGGACCAGTGCCAGGACCAGTGCCCCTTTCTGCATAAGGGGACCCAAGGGGAGGCCAGGAGGCTGGGCGGAGCCCAGGGGTGCCCATACCTCTCTCCAGGAGACAAATCtggcctgcctgggcctcccaaatgcCCTCGAGGGGCAGCACTGAGAATGGCCCAGACATGTCCCGTCGCTGCTGAGTCACTGCTGGGCACCTCCAGGAGGGAACGGTCTCTGGTCTACTCCTCCCCAGCATGGGGCTGAGGCTGCTACTCTggcccaggaaggaggagggagaagccTGTGGCCATGTATGACCGGGGGCTGCAGACCGTGTCTGCTGGAGACACAAGCAGAAGCCGAGGTGGCTGTGGGTCTTTGTTCAAGGAGGCCAAGTCCATTGCTCCATCTGGCCAGAGTGGGAGGCAGGCGAGAAAGCCCAGGATGCCATTCCCTGCCCCGTGCAACACAGGCCTCAGGCTCCTGGCGCTTTCTTTCAGACTTAGGCCCACCTTTGGTCGGGGCCGACCTCATCCCCTCTGGCACTGAACCCGCCCAGCTGAAGCCACGCTTCAGCCCAGCACCTCTGTGCCCCCCAGTACTCCACCCCACAGCAGCCATGGGAGGCAGTTTCCGGCCTGCCAGCCTCGGCCCTTCTCATCTCCAACCATCTGATCCTCCCAGGGTCTGAGACACAGAGGGCGGAGTTCCAGAGGCCCTTGTGCTGGGCAGGAGGCAGGACTGGGACGGGGAGATACCCAGAGTCTCTAGGGACCAGCACACAGCCCGGCCCAGCTGGGGCCACAGTCACTGAAGCTGCTTGCCCTGCAGTCCCCCAGTTTTCAGGGCTGGGTGTCAAGGCCAGTGCTGCTGCCTGGGAGCGAGTGAACGGGTTCCCTGCAGAGGTCCAAGGTCACTCCTGTGTGTCTCGCTGGCTCCCTTGCTCCCTGGCTGCTGTACACACTCACCCTCCTGTGCCCTTGGCCAGACAGCCAGCTCCCATTACTCTGTGCACACGGGCCCTGGAATCCAGGGCGCAGCTGGTGGTGACCTGCTAGACTCCCTAACTCCACTTCCCTTCCAGCCCCTGCTGGGCCCTGGGTTAAGTTGGGGGCAAGTCTCCGGGGGAGGTGGGCACAGCCTCCACTCCCAGACACATCTGGGCTTTGTTCTCAGCGGTGGCCCAGTTCCCCAGATGACCTGGGTGAGGTTGAAGAAGGGCCCTGGCCCCTCCTGGCTGGTGGAGGTGGCTCAGGGTGGGGTGGGACGGGGGGTGGGGACCATGGCTTTCCCACAGGCCCAGCCGTCCCTGGGACAGCCCTGGAGTCCTGATGCAGAAGCTCACTGGGGACTGCGTGCCCCCTCACACCTTTCTGTGCTTTCTGCTGctgccctgccctgtccccacCGCAGTTCCTGGGGCCGAGGAACAGGAGCACCGCAGACCTTCTGGTGACTCGCTGCCATCAGATTCCCAGGCAAGGGCGCCTCCGAGCTCCCTGGCAGGCGAGCCAGGAGAATGCAGCCTTTTCAGGCTCTGGTTGACTCCGGAGCAGCTCTGATCTCTGGAACTCCAGCTTGGCTTGTACCTCCTTGAAGGTGATGGCATTAGAGGCAAGGGCATGGGATGGGCCCCAGCGGGGCAGAGCCAGTGGGAGTTCTGGGACTCAGAGGCTGCTGTGCCATCTCTGCCAGGCCTAGAGCCACTGGCTGGTAGAACACAGCCCCTCAGGCACGGCCCAGCCCCTCTCAGCTGTGGGTGCCGTAGGTGCTTGGCTGGGCAGACACTTGTGACTGGGGGCAGGTCAGGGCGGCCAGGCCCAAGCAGATCCTGATGGCTTCAAACCCAGCAGAGCTTGAAGTGTCAGAAAATAAATCCACTGGGGTCAGCTGAAGCCATCCAGTTCTTGAGAACAGACTGAATCTGCTGTGTGACCAAGCTCCTGAAATATAGCCTGTCCCTgcccctgggctgggctggggcccaGAGCTGACTCATCAGCACCCACTGCTCCCGCTGGCCCGAGGGTCCTCTGGGGTCCTGGTCCCAGGATGCTCAGGCCCTGCACGGGTGAAGCTCAGCCTTGGGGGCTGTGACAGGCGTCCCAGAGCAAGCCCAGCTGTCCACCCCACAGGCTGCCACCTCCCTGCAGGCCCAGGCCTAGGCCCACGGCCAAGTCTGCTTCTTTCCCACACTGGCCAGAGGCCAACAGTTGGTTCTGGACTCCACATGCGGGGGTGGAGGCTGTGGAATGTTCCCCGGGACAGGAAGCCACACGGGACTCTGTCTCTCCTCCAGGACCCCAGCCTGACAGGAGGTCTCAGTAGCCCCTCAGCTCCAAGGCATGTTGTCCTTGAGCAAGTCTGAGCAGGAGGCAGTGGTTCAAACTCAAGAGGCTCAGGGTGCCCCCTCTTAGGTGCTGCCTGGGGTCGgcctcctctcccaccctccGGCAGAGGAGGAGCAGCCCCGTCCACCCAGCCATGTCCAGAGCAGGACAGGAACGGTGGTGGGCTGTGCTTGCACGTGGAGGTCACAGGTCTGGGGCCAGTGTGCTCCCGGGAGCCGGCGAGGACGGGGCTGGGCCCTCCTTACCTGCATGGGACAGGGCTGGGCCCTCCTTACCTGCATGGGACAGGGCTGGGCCCTCCTTACCTGCATGGGACAGGGCTGGGCCCTCCTTGCCTGCATGGGACAGGGCTGGGCCCTCCTTACCTGCATGGGCCGGGGCTGGGCCCTCCTTACCTGcatgggctggggctgggccctCCTTACCTGCATGGGCCGGGGCTGGGCCCTCCTTATCTGCATGGGCTGGGAGCACATGTTGGTGAGCACCTCCTTCCGGGCCAGTGAGTACTTGTCATCTCCAAATGTTTGGGTCAGGCTTTTCTAGAAGCAAATCCCAGAAACCTGTGTGGTCCAGCTCGGGGAGAGACTCGGGGCCCTGTCATCTGCTAAGTACCTCATGCCCAGCTCTCAGGGGGAGGAGCTGCCTGGGGGCTCAGCCCTGCTCAGAGGGgatgggtggggagagggggcagCTGCCCACAGCCTGTGGCCCACACTGGCCTGAGGTTAGTCCCTTCCATGTCTTGCTGACTGGCCTGGACTCACTGGGCTCCAGCTCTCGGGCCTAGGGCAcctgccttcccctcccaggGTCGGGCCTGGGTGAGATTTCTCCCTCCTCTAGGACCAGAGCCAAGGCCCCGGGCACGAAGCACCTGAAAGTGCCCACCAGGAACATTCCCAGGATTCCTACAATTCCAGCCCCCACACTCTGAAAGCCTCTGGGCCCAAGACCAGCCCTTTCTGGCCACAGGACCCCTGCCCTCTGCTAGGCCTCCAGGGTCCCCGCTTGGCACAGTCCTGGTGAGGGGGCAAGTCCCATTGTCAGGGCCCCTGTGACTCAGAGGGGCCCTTCCTCCCAGggcctccttcctcctctatAGGAGAGACCTGGCTGAAGGGGAGGGACTCTGGGGGGAAGCAGAGGCCCTTGGACCCCCCACCTTCCaggtctttctcttctttcccccaaGCAGAGCCTCCCCTGAACACTGCCCACCACTCACATTGAGGGCTCCTGCGGAGCTGAAGTCCACGGGCAGCCCCATCTGGTCGCAGAATTCCACCAGGTCATTGAGCATCCTTgtctggggtggggggtgccGGCGCAGCAGGGCCTGCTCGGGGAAGGCGCGGTGGATCTTGAGGGCcactgccatgttggccaagagcATGAACTCCTCCACGAGCCTGCAGAGGGTGGGTGGGATGGGAGGGACCGCTGGGGTTGGGGGACAGCTGCTCAGGCTTTCCCACGCTGCAGCCTGCCTGGCTCTCTATcacccttcaggtctcagcttaaagACGACCTCCCAGCTGCCTCATCTCATGTGTTCCGCCAAGTCCCTGTCTTGCCCAGCACTCCCATGGTCTCCCCTGCACCAGTGGGTCTACACCACCTTCTCCTCTGACTGATTAGCTCCGTGCTGGCTCCTCCACTAGACCCTGGAGAGCAGGGACAGCCCCTGTCTAATTCACTGTTGCAGCCCCAGAGCTCAGCAGCCCACCCAATCCAGAGAAGGCACCGAGGAAAGATCTCTGCTGAATGATAGGACACCTGGAACCCTTGGGCAGCCCTGGCTGTAAAAGGGCACTGTGCCCACCCAGGCCATGGGAACCCAGGGGGCCCTGGCCCAGGCCCTAGTTCGAGGACTCCCTGGG contains:
- the LOC126932282 gene encoding LOW QUALITY PROTEIN: uncharacterized protein LOC126932282 (The sequence of the model RefSeq protein was modified relative to this genomic sequence to represent the inferred CDS: substituted 1 base at 1 genomic stop codon); the protein is MAQSVERRSLTSQDTLGRLGDESPTPTYPTPPTLHCSAQFSHLWCGAPFAMVNPELASEGHEGSKQPLQLSTSIMAKAAPGKCTLCGASSLLSALDLCLGPCLMWPNWLCQSSTVASLACSLNATRYGAMLPPAGHTAKCNPGSTWRLQASLLPQACSWAEGKTGHQGTTWVLLPRRIVRLHGEKVQNRAWHMRARQAAAWESLSSCPPTPAVPPIPPTLCRLVEEFMLLANMAVALKIHRAFPEQALLRRHPPPQTRMLNDLVEFCDQMGLPVDFSSAGALNKSLTQTFGDDKYSLARKEVLTNMCSQPMQIRRAQPRPMQMALYFCSGLLRDPAXFWHYALIMPLYTHFTHRLLSAALGAGCWSYREQLDMAPDTLQKQADHCNDRHMASKRVQELSTGLFFAVLVKVSPPAWCPSPPSGSRPSWAPTHQEASRSPGQCQEVPWLQHCPCRRVGPWSQKPW